The following proteins are encoded in a genomic region of Cellulomonas sp. ES6:
- the nrdH gene encoding glutaredoxin-like protein NrdH encodes MTITVYSKPSCVQCNATYRALDKAGLEYEVVDITEDADARDYVMSLGHLQAPVVVADGHHWSGYRPDQIKAIADRAAVSVA; translated from the coding sequence ATGACCATCACCGTCTACAGCAAGCCGTCGTGCGTCCAGTGCAACGCGACGTACCGCGCCCTGGACAAGGCCGGGCTGGAGTACGAGGTCGTCGACATCACCGAGGACGCCGACGCGCGTGACTACGTCATGTCGCTCGGCCACCTGCAGGCGCCCGTCGTCGTGGCGGACGGCCACCACTGGTCGGGCTACCGCCCCGACCAGATCAAGGCGATCGCCGACCGCGCCGCGGTCTCCGTCGCCTGA
- the nrdI gene encoding class Ib ribonucleoside-diphosphate reductase assembly flavoprotein NrdI: protein MSSLVYFSSVSENTRRFVDKLDIDAARIPLRPSEPFLRVTDPYVLVVPTYGGGNEGGAVPRQVVKFLNDASNRSLIRGVIAAGNTNFGAAYCIAGDIIAAKCQVPYLYAFELMGTTEDVTRVREGWGRFWQRQSRMPA from the coding sequence ATGAGCTCACTGGTCTACTTCTCCAGCGTCTCGGAGAACACACGCCGATTCGTCGACAAGCTGGACATCGACGCCGCGCGCATCCCGCTCCGCCCCTCCGAGCCGTTCCTCCGCGTCACCGACCCCTACGTGCTGGTGGTCCCGACGTACGGCGGCGGCAACGAGGGCGGCGCGGTGCCGCGGCAGGTCGTGAAGTTCCTCAACGACGCATCGAACCGTTCCCTCATCCGCGGCGTCATCGCGGCGGGGAACACCAACTTCGGCGCTGCCTACTGCATCGCCGGGGACATCATCGCCGCGAAGTGCCAGGTCCCGTACCTGTACGCCTTCGAGCTCATGGGAACGACCGAGGACGTCACGCGCGTCCGAGAGGGATGGGGACGATTTTGGCAGCGACAGTCACGGATGCCGGCCTGA
- a CDS encoding threonine/serine exporter family protein — MRGRTPAAGAALLLAAVLTLLGSGPAAGSPGGPGAPRDAAVVAARPAAATTVDGGGPAADGGGSGADAAAPEQPVPTPTPTPTPVPTTAPVPTPDPTPSRAPQPEPRPTTTPTPVPEPTPVAPGTPSPAPTPTSVAPGGSGTDDDRPAPGRRPATPPAVTTATTPWGQLLGALAVVLAGAVAVVLVSARRRAAAAAAAAAAAPHGPAADPDAAGGGSAAADPPGPEEVLRLMVTAGEAMIDAGHTVSSVAEALDDIAVAHDVRGAEVVVLPTALLVSVPQGSAVATAVVSTGRRPLDLYQVDDLADVLRDAAAPADAGPRPTPGSLIGRIADLRAAPRPFGPVARLAGYLLLSVGLAALLGGSWVDLLVAGGLGVAVGAVQLAVPPLSSGPQVALTIAAAFGVALAVLLLARVVPGLGVLPSVVAPLALFLPGGLLTTGVIELAAGQMLSGGGRLAAGTMQLALLAGGIVGAGALVGIPELDLTASSQPLGPLAPWAGVVLFGVGTVVFRCARPRTTGWVVLVLAVAYGAQVVGGTLLGGVLSAFVGALVMTPVALAVARFPSGPSPLVSFLPAFWMLVPGALGLVGVATLLDGGSGALSTLVSTASTMLGIALGVLLGLSASRALPGLPHRRGGDGLPGTAVVGRRVPVAAAGASAPGAGARAADRAADQADDGVAADRAGGGGVADADRRGASPGTDPAAPPAPDTPRI; from the coding sequence ATGCGAGGCAGGACCCCGGCGGCGGGCGCCGCGCTGCTGCTGGCGGCGGTCCTGACGCTGCTCGGGTCCGGGCCGGCGGCCGGGAGCCCCGGCGGGCCCGGCGCCCCCCGCGACGCCGCGGTGGTCGCCGCCCGGCCGGCCGCGGCGACGACCGTGGACGGCGGCGGTCCGGCGGCGGACGGCGGGGGGTCCGGCGCTGACGCCGCGGCGCCCGAGCAGCCCGTCCCCACCCCGACGCCGACACCGACACCGGTGCCGACCACCGCGCCCGTGCCGACGCCCGACCCCACGCCGTCGCGCGCGCCGCAGCCGGAGCCGCGCCCGACGACCACGCCGACCCCCGTGCCGGAGCCGACCCCCGTCGCGCCGGGGACGCCGTCGCCCGCTCCGACGCCGACGTCCGTGGCACCCGGCGGGTCCGGGACGGACGACGACCGGCCCGCGCCCGGCCGGCGCCCCGCCACACCGCCCGCGGTCACGACCGCGACGACGCCGTGGGGGCAGCTGCTGGGCGCGCTGGCGGTCGTCCTCGCGGGTGCCGTCGCGGTCGTCCTGGTCTCCGCGCGCCGTCGGGCGGCTGCGGCCGCCGCCGCTGCCGCCGCGGCACCGCACGGGCCCGCGGCGGACCCGGACGCGGCGGGAGGCGGGAGCGCGGCCGCCGACCCCCCGGGGCCGGAGGAGGTGCTGCGCCTCATGGTCACCGCCGGCGAGGCGATGATCGACGCCGGCCACACCGTCTCCTCCGTCGCGGAGGCCCTCGACGACATCGCCGTCGCGCACGACGTCCGCGGCGCCGAGGTCGTCGTGCTGCCCACGGCGCTGCTCGTGTCGGTGCCGCAGGGGTCCGCCGTCGCCACCGCCGTGGTGTCGACGGGGCGTCGCCCGCTCGACCTGTACCAGGTGGACGACCTGGCGGACGTGCTGCGCGACGCCGCCGCGCCCGCGGACGCCGGCCCCCGCCCGACGCCGGGGTCGCTGATCGGCCGGATCGCGGACCTGCGCGCCGCGCCGCGGCCGTTCGGGCCCGTGGCCCGGCTCGCGGGCTACCTGCTGCTGTCCGTCGGCCTCGCCGCGCTGCTCGGCGGGTCCTGGGTGGACCTGCTCGTCGCCGGCGGGCTGGGCGTGGCCGTCGGCGCGGTGCAGCTCGCCGTGCCGCCGCTGTCCAGCGGCCCCCAGGTGGCGCTGACCATCGCCGCGGCGTTCGGGGTGGCGCTCGCGGTGCTGCTGCTCGCCCGCGTGGTGCCCGGCCTCGGCGTGCTGCCGTCCGTCGTCGCGCCGCTCGCGCTGTTCCTGCCGGGCGGCCTGCTCACCACCGGGGTGATCGAGCTCGCGGCGGGCCAGATGCTGTCCGGCGGCGGGCGGCTCGCGGCGGGCACCATGCAGCTCGCGCTGCTGGCCGGCGGCATCGTCGGGGCCGGCGCCCTCGTCGGCATCCCCGAGCTCGACCTCACCGCGTCGTCCCAGCCGCTCGGCCCGCTCGCGCCGTGGGCGGGGGTCGTGCTGTTCGGCGTCGGGACCGTCGTCTTCCGGTGCGCCCGGCCGCGGACCACCGGCTGGGTCGTCCTGGTGCTCGCGGTCGCCTACGGCGCGCAGGTGGTCGGCGGGACGCTGCTCGGCGGGGTGCTGTCCGCGTTCGTGGGTGCGCTCGTCATGACGCCGGTGGCGCTCGCGGTCGCGCGGTTCCCGTCCGGCCCGTCGCCGCTCGTGTCGTTCCTGCCGGCGTTCTGGATGCTCGTCCCCGGTGCGCTGGGCCTCGTGGGCGTCGCGACCCTGCTCGACGGCGGCAGCGGGGCCCTGTCCACCCTCGTGTCGACGGCGTCCACGATGCTCGGCATCGCGCTCGGGGTGCTGCTGGGGCTGTCGGCCTCGCGGGCGCTGCCCGGCCTGCCGCACCGGCGCGGCGGCGACGGCCTGCCGGGCACGGCGGTCGTGGGGCGGCGGGTGCCCGTCGCGGCTGCGGGAGCCTCCGCGCCCGGTGCCGGTGCACGCGCGGCCGACCGCGCGGCCGACCAGGCGGACGACGGGGTGGCGGCTGACCGGGCGGGCGGCGGGGGTGTCGCGGACGCCGACCGCCGCGGTGCGTCGCCGGGCACCGACCCCGCCGCGCCGCCCGCCCCCGACACTCCGCGGATCTGA
- a CDS encoding helix-turn-helix transcriptional regulator has product MVSEDAQVYVISVAAELAGMHPQTLRQYDRLGLVQPGRTRGRGRRYSLRDIATLREVQRLSQEEGVNLAGIKRILELESQVERLRRQVEYLRAFAEPGRRVFTAHPSGDVVAMGPLGRSQRRSAEPAAEDPRAAGARGAIVLWRPSGR; this is encoded by the coding sequence ATGGTCTCGGAGGACGCGCAGGTCTACGTGATCTCGGTCGCCGCCGAGCTCGCCGGCATGCACCCGCAGACGCTCCGGCAGTACGACCGGCTCGGCCTCGTGCAGCCCGGCCGCACGCGCGGCCGCGGGCGGCGGTACTCCCTGCGGGACATCGCCACGCTGCGCGAGGTGCAGCGGCTCTCCCAGGAGGAGGGCGTCAACCTCGCCGGCATCAAGCGCATCCTGGAGCTCGAGTCCCAGGTCGAGCGGCTGCGCCGGCAGGTCGAGTACCTGCGGGCGTTCGCCGAGCCCGGTCGGCGCGTGTTCACCGCCCACCCCTCGGGCGACGTCGTGGCGATGGGGCCGCTCGGGCGCAGCCAGCGCCGGTCCGCCGAGCCCGCCGCGGAGGACCCGCGAGCCGCCGGCGCGCGCGGGGCGATCGTGCTCTGGCGGCCCTCCGGGCGCTGA